A genomic stretch from Coffea arabica cultivar ET-39 chromosome 10c, Coffea Arabica ET-39 HiFi, whole genome shotgun sequence includes:
- the LOC113714981 gene encoding uncharacterized protein — MEIVVPIHQNMDFDFNSARSSPMHHSSSPCTPKAFGGDFYCSAPASPSRLSQFYREFDEFLRINENISNGEGSYSEAAVPFDWEEKPGTPKPPKAAATKHDDDFAFHVGLDDLETASLSAEELFDGGVIKPFKPPPGLQLPSAARISGSSSINLSPTSPVSASQRKKIMLGFSPRYKRESSTPFSHSPKTTGQRSPRADRGRERAPAGMKSSSRRGTRSLSPLRVSRYPWEQEEQSSQQQNRSESSIITKTASNFASSALASFSKGYKKWNFKDFFLFRSASEGRAADKDPLKKYTAAVRRREDVRTSSMRSIDSPSGLVPSRRRSPVSAHELHYTVNKAVSEDLKKKTFLPYKQGILGRLAFNPAVHALANGFGLSHK; from the coding sequence ATGGAAATTGTGGTGCCAATTCATCAAAACATGGATTTTGATTTCAATAGTGCTCGTTCTTCTCCAATGCATCATTCCAGCAGTCCTTGTACCCCAAAGGCTTTTGGAGGAGATTTCTACTGCAGTGCTCCCGCCAGCCCATCTCGGCTCTCCCAGTTTTACCGGGAGTTTGATGAATTCCTGAGGATCAACGAGAATATCAGCAATGGAGAAGGCTCTTATTCAGAAGCGGCTGTGCCTTTTGACTGGGAAGAAAAGCCTGGTACCCCAAAACCACCCAAGGCCGCCGCCACAAAACATGATGATGATTTTGCTTTTCATGTTGGTCTTGATGATTTGGAAACAGCATCTCTGTCAGCTGAAGAACTGTTTGATGGCGGAGTAATTAAGCCTTTCAAGCCTCCGCCTGGACTACAACTTCCTTCTGCAGCAAGAATCAGTGGCTCAAGCTCAATTAATCTATCCCCAACATCGCCAGTATCGGCATCACAGCGCAAGAAGATTATGTTGGGGTTCTCGCCAAGGTACAAGAGAGAATCCTCCACCCCTTTTAGTCATTCACCCAAAACAACGGGTCAAAGATCGCCGAGGGCCGATAGAGGAAGGGAAAGAGCTCCTGCAGGGATGAAATCATCGAGCCGAAGAGGAACAAGATCGCTCTCTCCTTTAAGGGTTTCTCGGTATCCTTGGGAACAAGAAGAGCAGAGCAGCCAGCAGCAGAATAGAAGCGAGTCATCAATCATTACCAAAACTGCATCTAACTTTGCCTCTTCAGCTTTGGCTTCATTTTCAAAAGGGtacaagaaatggaatttcaaaGACTTTTTCTTATTCCGAAGCGCATCAGAAGGCAGAGCAGCCGACAAAGATCCTCTGAAAAAATATACAGCTGCAGTCAGGAGACGTGAAGATGTGAGGACTTCGAGCATGAGGAGTATTGATAGCCCTTCTGGGTTGGTTCCATCAAGGAGGAGGAGTCCTGTTTCTGCTCACGAATTGCATTATACTGTTAACAAAGCAGTTTCTGAAGATCTGAAGAAGAAGACCTTCTTGCCTTACAAGCAGGGGATTTTGGGAAGACTTGCATTCAATCCTGCAGTTCATGCACTTGCTAATGGATTTGGATTATCTCACAAGTGA
- the LOC113714779 gene encoding uncharacterized protein isoform X1 encodes MNTRARTAVQSMRAPPVKQEKEKVEIQGKRIMNAQKATTRRVSIRERKKALQQDVDKLKRKLRQEENVHRALERAFTRPLGALPRLPPYLPPHTLELLAEVAVLEEEVVRLEEQVVQFRQGLYQEAVYISSSKRNMDNSHDVCDQYQTNDWKQKQSKLSIQAEENSIVSRGRHLTFLTDDARGKENDFCTNSTKNKQKPPSTKAPTVRTPVKRPPFESRSADKRLEPKKLQLDMEHECKGRTPVPGDEKSSATDNPNKISESILKCLLSIFLRMNSKRTGSIADSLPSLSTLSSCEGFEDADFKDPYGICSDFGKRDIGPYKHLFAIEASSINPNRTTVSVFLLQRLKVLLEKLSSVDLKGLTHQEKLAFWINIYNSCMMNAYLEHGIPESPEMVVALMQKATINVGGHFLNAITIEHFILRLPYHSKYTFAKGAKNEEMSARSIFGLELSEPLVTFALSCGSWSSPAVRMYTAAEVENELEVAKKEYLQATVGISTTKKVVAIPKLLDWYMLDFAKDLDSLVDWICLQLPIELGKEAISCLDRERNQPLSQFLEIVPYEFSFRYLLQT; translated from the exons ATGAATACCAGAGCCAGGACTGCTGTGCAGTCTATGAGAGCACCTCCTGTAAAGCAAGAAAAA GAAAAAGTGGAAATACAAGGTAAGAGGATAATGAATGCTCAGAAAGCAACCACAAGACGAGTATCAATccgagaaagaaagaaagcattGCAGCAAGAT gtTGACAAGTTGAAGAGAAAACTCAGACAAGAAGAAAATGTTCACAGAGCTTTGGAAAGGGCATTCACCAGACCTCTTGGAGCTTTGCCTCGTCTTCCTCCCTATCTACCTCCTCAT ACACTGGAGCTGCTTGCcgaagttgctgttttggaagAGGAGGTCGTTCGGCTTGAAGAGCAAGTTGTGCAGTTCAGGCAAGGATTGTATCAGGAAGCAGTGTACATCTCATCGTCAAAGAGGAACATGGACAATTCACATGATGTATGTGACCAGTACCAAACGAATGATTGGAAACAAAAGCAGTCTAAGTTGTCAATTCAAGCTGAAGAAAATTCCATAGTATCCAGAGGGAGGCATTTAACATTTCTCACAG ATGATGCACgtggaaaagaaaatgatttttgcACTAATTCAACAAAGAATAAGCAGAAACCTCCAAGTACCAAAGCACCAACTGTCAGAACTCCTGTTAAAAGGCCTCCATTCGAGTCCAGATCAGCAGACAAGCGCTTAGAACCCAAGAAATTACAG TTAGATATGGAGCATGAGTGCAAAGGGAGGACTCCTGTTCCTGGTGATGAAAAATCATCAGCAActgacaatccaaacaaaatttcCGAAAGCATTTTGAAATGCTTATTGAGCATTTTCTTAAGAATGAACTCCAAAAGGACTGGAAGCATAGCAGATTCATTACCTTCACTGTCTACATTGAGTTCTTGTGAGGGCTTTGAGGATGCAGATTTTAAGGATCCATATGGTATCTGCTCAGATTTTGGCAAGAGAGATATTGGTCCATATAAACATTTATTTGCTATAGAGGCAAGCTCTATCAATCCAAACCGAACCACAGTATCCGTGTTCCTACTTCAAAGACTAAA GGTTTTACTTGAGAAATTATCATCAGTTGATTTAAAAGGCCTCACTCATCAAGAGAAGCTTGCTTTCTGGATCAACATTTACAATTCTTGTATGATGAAT GCATATCTTGAACATGGAATACCAGAGAGTCCTGAAATGGTAGTTGCATTGATGCAAAAG GCAACCATAAATGTTGGAGGTCATTTTCTCAATGCAATAACTATTGAGCATTTCATACTCAGACTGCCATATCATTCAAAATAT ACTTTTGCAAAAGGGGCCAAAAATGAGGAAATGTCAGCACGTAGCATTTTTGGATTGGAATTATCAGAACCACTGGTTACATTTGCTCTTTCCTGTGGAAGCTGGTCTTCACCTGCT GTGAGAATGTACACAGCAGCTGAGGTTGAAAATGAGCTGGAAGTGGCTAAAAAGGAGTACTTGCAGGCCACAGTTGGCATTTCAACTACAAAGAAGGTGGTGGCAATTCCAAAACTATTGGATTGGTATATGCTTGATTTTGCTAAGGACTTGGACTCGCTGGTTGATTGGATATGCCTTCAACTACCGATTGAACTTGGAAAAGAAGCGATTAGCTGCCTTGATAGGGAGAGAAATCAGCCTCTGTCACAATTTCTTGAAATTGTGCCGTATGAGTTCAGTTTCAGGTACCTATTGCAAACATGA
- the LOC113714779 gene encoding uncharacterized protein isoform X2, translating to MNTRARTAVQSMRAPPVKQEKEKVEIQGKRIMNAQKATTRRVSIRERKKALQQDVDKLKRKLRQEENVHRALERAFTRPLGALPRLPPYLPPHTLELLAEVAVLEEEVVRLEEQVVQFRQGLYQEAVYISSSKRNMDNSHDVCDQYQTNDWKQKQSKLSIQAEENSIVSRGRHLTFLTDDARGKENDFCTNSTKNKQKPPSTKAPTVRTPVKRPPFESRSADKRLEPKKLQLDMEHECKGRTPVPGDEKSSATDNPNKISESILKCLLSIFLRMNSKRTGSIADSLPSLSTLSSCEGFEDADFKDPYGICSDFGKRDIGPYKHLFAIEASSINPNRTTVSVFLLQRLKVLLEKLSSVDLKGLTHQEKLAFWINIYNSCMMNATINVGGHFLNAITIEHFILRLPYHSKYTFAKGAKNEEMSARSIFGLELSEPLVTFALSCGSWSSPAVRMYTAAEVENELEVAKKEYLQATVGISTTKKVVAIPKLLDWYMLDFAKDLDSLVDWICLQLPIELGKEAISCLDRERNQPLSQFLEIVPYEFSFRYLLQT from the exons ATGAATACCAGAGCCAGGACTGCTGTGCAGTCTATGAGAGCACCTCCTGTAAAGCAAGAAAAA GAAAAAGTGGAAATACAAGGTAAGAGGATAATGAATGCTCAGAAAGCAACCACAAGACGAGTATCAATccgagaaagaaagaaagcattGCAGCAAGAT gtTGACAAGTTGAAGAGAAAACTCAGACAAGAAGAAAATGTTCACAGAGCTTTGGAAAGGGCATTCACCAGACCTCTTGGAGCTTTGCCTCGTCTTCCTCCCTATCTACCTCCTCAT ACACTGGAGCTGCTTGCcgaagttgctgttttggaagAGGAGGTCGTTCGGCTTGAAGAGCAAGTTGTGCAGTTCAGGCAAGGATTGTATCAGGAAGCAGTGTACATCTCATCGTCAAAGAGGAACATGGACAATTCACATGATGTATGTGACCAGTACCAAACGAATGATTGGAAACAAAAGCAGTCTAAGTTGTCAATTCAAGCTGAAGAAAATTCCATAGTATCCAGAGGGAGGCATTTAACATTTCTCACAG ATGATGCACgtggaaaagaaaatgatttttgcACTAATTCAACAAAGAATAAGCAGAAACCTCCAAGTACCAAAGCACCAACTGTCAGAACTCCTGTTAAAAGGCCTCCATTCGAGTCCAGATCAGCAGACAAGCGCTTAGAACCCAAGAAATTACAG TTAGATATGGAGCATGAGTGCAAAGGGAGGACTCCTGTTCCTGGTGATGAAAAATCATCAGCAActgacaatccaaacaaaatttcCGAAAGCATTTTGAAATGCTTATTGAGCATTTTCTTAAGAATGAACTCCAAAAGGACTGGAAGCATAGCAGATTCATTACCTTCACTGTCTACATTGAGTTCTTGTGAGGGCTTTGAGGATGCAGATTTTAAGGATCCATATGGTATCTGCTCAGATTTTGGCAAGAGAGATATTGGTCCATATAAACATTTATTTGCTATAGAGGCAAGCTCTATCAATCCAAACCGAACCACAGTATCCGTGTTCCTACTTCAAAGACTAAA GGTTTTACTTGAGAAATTATCATCAGTTGATTTAAAAGGCCTCACTCATCAAGAGAAGCTTGCTTTCTGGATCAACATTTACAATTCTTGTATGATGAAT GCAACCATAAATGTTGGAGGTCATTTTCTCAATGCAATAACTATTGAGCATTTCATACTCAGACTGCCATATCATTCAAAATAT ACTTTTGCAAAAGGGGCCAAAAATGAGGAAATGTCAGCACGTAGCATTTTTGGATTGGAATTATCAGAACCACTGGTTACATTTGCTCTTTCCTGTGGAAGCTGGTCTTCACCTGCT GTGAGAATGTACACAGCAGCTGAGGTTGAAAATGAGCTGGAAGTGGCTAAAAAGGAGTACTTGCAGGCCACAGTTGGCATTTCAACTACAAAGAAGGTGGTGGCAATTCCAAAACTATTGGATTGGTATATGCTTGATTTTGCTAAGGACTTGGACTCGCTGGTTGATTGGATATGCCTTCAACTACCGATTGAACTTGGAAAAGAAGCGATTAGCTGCCTTGATAGGGAGAGAAATCAGCCTCTGTCACAATTTCTTGAAATTGTGCCGTATGAGTTCAGTTTCAGGTACCTATTGCAAACATGA